The following are encoded together in the Deltaproteobacteria bacterium genome:
- a CDS encoding ammonium transporter: MINTGDNAWILMSSALVLMMTAPGLILFYGGLVRSKNVLSTMMHSLVLMALMSTLWFVYGYSVAFGDGNAFFGNPLQYLFLRGVGSAPNPDYAATIPQQSFMLFQMMFIIITPALISGAVAERIKFRAYVVFMLIWTSVVYLPLCHMVWGKGGYFNWALGGTIPVLDFAGGTVVHISSGISALVCALVIGKRRGFPHSPMIPHNVVFSLIGAGLLWVGWFGFNAGSALNAGGLATSAALATHFSAAAAAALSWAAIECLLKGKTSVLGVASGMVAGLATITPAAGFVSIPGAFCIGLAAGIICYLAVTKLKSIFGYDDSLDVFGVHGVGSITGMLMLGFLANADVNAAIANTFYVNGAVVSLAGGMSQFFNQLKAVLFTAALSGVATFIILKGVDLVIGLRVDPEEESMGLDLSQHGESAYNE; this comes from the coding sequence ATGATAAATACCGGAGACAATGCTTGGATACTCATGAGTTCGGCGCTCGTGTTGATGATGACCGCGCCGGGTTTAATTCTATTTTACGGAGGCTTGGTTCGCTCCAAAAATGTCCTTTCCACCATGATGCATAGTCTTGTGCTGATGGCCCTGATGTCGACACTGTGGTTTGTGTACGGTTACAGTGTGGCGTTTGGAGATGGAAACGCATTTTTCGGCAACCCACTCCAGTACCTGTTTCTCAGGGGCGTTGGCAGCGCACCGAACCCGGACTATGCCGCGACTATTCCCCAACAGTCGTTCATGTTATTTCAAATGATGTTTATCATCATCACGCCCGCACTCATCAGCGGCGCAGTGGCGGAACGAATCAAATTCAGGGCCTATGTGGTGTTCATGTTGATTTGGACTTCGGTTGTCTACCTGCCGCTCTGCCACATGGTTTGGGGCAAGGGCGGTTATTTCAACTGGGCCCTCGGTGGAACGATCCCTGTGCTCGACTTTGCGGGTGGCACGGTGGTTCATATCAGCTCGGGTATTTCCGCGCTGGTCTGCGCACTCGTGATCGGCAAACGTCGAGGTTTTCCCCATTCGCCGATGATCCCGCACAACGTGGTATTTTCACTCATCGGGGCGGGTTTGCTCTGGGTGGGCTGGTTTGGCTTCAACGCCGGCAGTGCGTTGAATGCGGGTGGGCTTGCGACCAGCGCCGCCTTGGCCACTCATTTCTCGGCGGCTGCAGCAGCAGCATTGAGCTGGGCGGCGATAGAGTGCTTACTTAAGGGAAAAACTAGTGTGCTGGGCGTTGCGTCCGGCATGGTGGCTGGACTGGCCACAATCACACCGGCCGCCGGTTTTGTCAGCATCCCGGGGGCATTTTGCATCGGACTTGCAGCGGGAATCATTTGCTACCTGGCGGTGACGAAACTCAAGTCCATTTTCGGCTATGACGATTCGCTGGATGTCTTCGGCGTCCACGGTGTGGGGAGTATCACGGGCATGTTGATGCTGGGCTTTCTGGCGAACGCAGACGTGAATGCTGCCATTGCCAATACCTTTTACGTAAACGGTGCGGTAGTTTCGTTGGCCGGCGGCATGAGCCAGTTTTTCAATCAACTGAAGGCGGTGTTGTTCACCGCGGCACTATCTGGAGTCGCCACGTTCATTATTTTGAAAGGGGTCGACCTCGTCATCGGCCTACGCGTGGATCCGGAAGAAGAGAGTATGGGCCTGGATCTTTCACAACATGGTGAAAGCGCCTATAACGAATAA
- a CDS encoding transglycosylase domain-containing protein gives MTQLRVPLVILLFCLFILTPHSSPAALGIPSRSTLTAICKSSFGKGKFSTVNLWRTDKTGVALYQLNADISIIKDAPTLYYRRLPSELTIEEAATIIALTQAPSSTNNLEGLVRLRDMLIEKYVEINYRNAPRNTLQKMKKRRG, from the coding sequence ATGACGCAATTACGAGTTCCTTTAGTCATCTTATTGTTCTGTCTTTTTATTTTAACCCCTCACAGTTCCCCTGCTGCTCTTGGAATACCCTCCAGAAGCACGCTCACTGCAATCTGCAAAAGCTCTTTTGGAAAAGGGAAGTTTTCCACTGTCAACCTTTGGAGGACAGACAAGACGGGAGTAGCTCTTTACCAGCTCAATGCGGATATTAGCATCATCAAAGACGCTCCCACGTTGTATTATCGGCGTCTACCCTCCGAATTAACGATCGAGGAAGCCGCAACAATCATTGCTCTCACTCAAGCTCCGAGCTCCACTAACAACCTTGAGGGGCTAGTACGGCTCAGGGACATGCTAATAGAAAAATATGTTGAAATAAATTATCGAAATGCCCCCAGAAACACACTTCAAAAGATGAAAAAAAGGAGAGGGTAA
- a CDS encoding ATP-binding protein, with product MNSIDAKAKNITLVRGKEKGNSYLKITDDGQGIPQDETGRPDFKYVATHICDSIKRQLKTQGLRGLQGEFGIGLLSFWTVGEELILTSSGADGKSYQMLMAKGNPDYTVQPRRALFAQQGTELLIQNLLPGIKQLSGEKLQWYLASELRDRIRSSGVQIKIVDRQSRKEFKVEPRKFSGRLLHDLPALESPHGNIYVELYLTESNPNNQIGLCRLGTRVLEKIDQLEIFQKAPWNLDCFQGLIDVPFLNLTPGTRSGIIQDDYFSAFCFSLAPLEETLNLLVENQRKAEEEQTSREILSSIKKAFLEALTTLPDEEYDWFEIKKRQQQGSKNYLETLASNSESASFEGAPVFEDTASETSSEETDSPQKQFFEFSGPLFSVKVSPASCLIPVGGSKNFRAVSRDRSRRLVEEKLSYEWKILEGEGDLEVSDSEVVVFIAPQEPALTRLQVTVTQRSTVCSAEALITVTDSLLPKAQESESPTTQGLPGYTFQKAPGQLWRSRFLPEQNVVVINNAHRDFVYASRNKSLKLKYICRLFAKELVFKNFPGIPPDQLLERMIELGLYTEENLK from the coding sequence ATGAATAGTATTGATGCCAAGGCGAAAAATATTACCCTGGTTCGTGGAAAAGAAAAAGGGAATTCCTATCTCAAAATAACGGATGATGGGCAGGGAATTCCCCAAGACGAAACGGGTAGGCCGGATTTTAAATATGTGGCCACCCACATTTGTGACTCCATCAAGCGTCAGCTCAAGACCCAGGGGCTAAGAGGTCTGCAAGGGGAGTTTGGTATTGGCTTGTTGAGTTTCTGGACGGTAGGGGAAGAATTGATTCTCACCTCTTCCGGGGCCGATGGAAAGTCCTACCAGATGCTTATGGCAAAAGGGAATCCCGACTATACCGTTCAACCCAGACGCGCGCTCTTTGCCCAGCAGGGGACTGAACTGCTCATTCAAAATCTGCTTCCTGGTATCAAACAACTGAGTGGAGAAAAACTGCAATGGTACCTGGCCTCCGAACTGAGGGACCGGATTCGCAGCTCTGGCGTGCAGATCAAGATTGTCGATCGACAGTCTCGAAAAGAATTCAAAGTGGAACCTAGAAAATTTTCAGGCCGTCTGCTGCATGATCTTCCGGCTCTCGAATCTCCGCATGGAAATATTTATGTCGAACTTTATCTCACCGAATCCAATCCCAATAATCAGATTGGCCTTTGTCGCCTGGGGACAAGAGTCTTGGAAAAAATTGATCAATTGGAAATCTTTCAAAAAGCCCCCTGGAATTTGGATTGTTTTCAGGGGCTGATCGATGTCCCTTTTTTGAATCTGACCCCAGGCACCCGCTCCGGCATTATTCAGGACGATTATTTTTCGGCCTTTTGCTTTTCCCTGGCGCCTTTGGAAGAAACGTTAAACCTGCTTGTTGAAAATCAGCGCAAGGCCGAAGAAGAGCAAACCAGTCGCGAAATTTTAAGTTCCATCAAAAAAGCTTTTCTAGAAGCCCTTACCACCCTGCCCGATGAAGAATACGACTGGTTTGAAATCAAAAAACGACAGCAACAAGGGAGCAAAAATTATTTGGAAACCCTGGCTTCCAATTCGGAGTCTGCCAGCTTCGAAGGGGCCCCTGTCTTTGAAGATACTGCGTCAGAAACTTCTTCCGAAGAAACAGACTCTCCCCAGAAACAATTTTTTGAATTTTCCGGCCCACTGTTTAGCGTCAAAGTTTCCCCCGCTTCCTGTCTGATTCCTGTGGGCGGCAGCAAAAATTTTAGGGCTGTTTCCAGGGATCGCTCGCGAAGATTAGTAGAAGAAAAACTTTCCTACGAATGGAAAATTCTCGAAGGAGAAGGAGATCTGGAAGTTTCGGATAGCGAAGTCGTTGTCTTTATTGCTCCGCAAGAACCTGCCTTGACCCGCCTGCAAGTCACGGTCACCCAGCGATCTACCGTCTGCAGCGCGGAGGCCCTTATTACCGTCACGGATTCTCTTTTACCCAAGGCACAAGAATCGGAATCCCCTACCACTCAAGGACTTCCCGGTTATACCTTTCAGAAGGCCCCTGGCCAACTTTGGCGATCGAGATTTTTGCCGGAACAAAATGTGGTGGTCATCAATAATGCGCACCGTGATTTTGTCTACGCCTCGCGGAACAAATCTCTCAAACTCAAATACATCTGCCGACTCTTTGCCAAAGAATTGGTGTTCAAAAACTTTCCCGGTATTCCTCCCGATCAACTCTTGGAACGGATGATAGAGCTGGGGCTTTATACGGAAGAAAATCTTAAATAA
- a CDS encoding NADH-quinone oxidoreductase subunit I — translation MRKPRLSFWQRIYVGAIAKGLWITLRHALRNTLNQNKLLTYQYPEQKKPLPEYYRAEHRLMQRPDGSVRCTSCMLCATACPANCIEIVAAEHPDPNIEKYPMVYNIDLLRCVYCGFCVEACPCDAIRMDTQKADKAEFDRPSFLVDLNYLVNNHPENKSPYSIALY, via the coding sequence ATGAGAAAACCTCGTTTGAGCTTTTGGCAAAGGATTTATGTGGGGGCTATTGCAAAGGGGCTATGGATTACACTCCGACATGCCTTGCGAAATACTTTGAATCAAAACAAGCTGTTGACTTATCAATATCCTGAACAGAAAAAACCTCTCCCGGAATACTATCGGGCAGAGCATCGCCTGATGCAAAGACCCGATGGTTCTGTTCGTTGTACTTCTTGTATGCTTTGTGCCACTGCCTGTCCTGCCAACTGTATTGAAATCGTGGCGGCTGAACACCCTGACCCCAATATTGAAAAATATCCGATGGTTTATAATATCGATTTGCTGCGCTGTGTCTATTGTGGTTTTTGCGTGGAGGCCTGTCCTTGTGATGCCATCCGCATGGATACTCAAAAGGCTGACAAAGCAGAATTTGATAGGCCATCGTTTCTAGTGGATTTAAATTATTTGGTGAATAATCACCCCGAAAATAAAAGTCCCTACTCCATCGCGCTCTATTGA
- a CDS encoding DEAD/DEAH box helicase family protein gives MSKNKTGFKKIEKKISRTRKPDDMSVEEWQIALRRQFGREQKFILKKDLQRPDDLDFLVTNPESKNTYRVALRSTVPGKNYCSCPDFSSNTLLTCKHIEFSLAKLERSRKLSLLKNARVQAYSSVFVQYGNEQKLAFEPASNASPQLLKLSAQFFDEEGFFRHETFNKFQKFQQALQILSDKVHVYDDALRLIQNKNEQQLFKNRIDDFFPQGISSATFDDLLAVPLYPYQREGALFAARNGRVLIADEMGLGKTIQAIAAAEILAQVMRIQRVLIVCPTSLKHQWQSEIEKFSKRSALVVNGLLKKRQETYATSSFFKIINYDVVYKDIALINSWQPDLVILDEAQRIKNWKTRAAKSVKLLQSRFAIVLTGTPLENRLEELHSIVSFIDRQRLGPLFRFLHNHQVNNEFGKVTGYHNLDQIGESLKPILLRRHKSEVLQQLPERTDKTFFIPMTEEQWLHHDENYEGVCKIVNKWRKMGFLSDQDQKRLMMFLQNMRMSCNSTYLLDSKTDHGRKIPEIITLLKEILEEPNIKVVIFSQWLRSHELILKHLEKSKMGYVFFHGGVESSKRRDLIHKFKQDENCRLFLSTDAGGVGLNLQNASVVINVDQPWNPAVLEQRIGRVHRMGQKEKVRVYNFVAEKTIEESMLGVLKFKKGLFSGVLDGGEREIHFEGSRLKKFMETIEAITQEQEQIQHSENSSQAENTETLSSQVIPLPQSFSETQNASVPIAPTLAQPINWEDLISSGMDLVQKFMTQVAQPKTQNPESMTQANSPREWLKMDTESGQIKLNIPLPKPETLNKLGQVFALVKELMG, from the coding sequence ATGTCAAAAAACAAAACAGGATTCAAAAAAATCGAGAAGAAAATTTCGCGTACGCGCAAGCCCGACGACATGAGTGTCGAAGAGTGGCAGATTGCCTTGCGACGGCAGTTTGGGAGAGAACAGAAATTTATTCTCAAGAAAGATCTTCAACGACCCGATGACCTGGATTTTCTGGTCACCAATCCTGAAAGTAAAAATACTTACCGGGTTGCCCTCCGGAGTACCGTGCCAGGGAAAAATTATTGTTCCTGCCCCGATTTTTCGTCGAATACCCTTTTGACCTGCAAGCACATCGAATTCAGTCTGGCCAAATTGGAGCGATCGAGAAAATTATCCCTTTTAAAAAATGCCCGGGTTCAAGCTTATTCCTCGGTTTTTGTGCAATATGGAAATGAACAAAAGCTGGCTTTCGAGCCTGCCTCCAATGCCTCTCCGCAACTCCTTAAACTGAGTGCACAGTTTTTTGATGAAGAAGGATTTTTTAGGCACGAAACTTTCAACAAGTTTCAGAAATTTCAACAAGCCCTGCAAATTCTTTCTGACAAAGTGCATGTCTATGACGACGCCCTTCGACTGATCCAAAACAAGAACGAACAGCAGTTGTTCAAAAATCGCATTGATGATTTTTTCCCTCAGGGAATCAGCAGTGCTACTTTTGACGATCTACTTGCTGTACCTCTGTATCCCTATCAACGCGAGGGGGCTCTTTTTGCTGCGCGAAATGGCCGGGTGTTGATTGCGGATGAAATGGGCCTGGGAAAAACCATTCAAGCCATTGCCGCGGCTGAAATTTTGGCGCAAGTCATGCGAATCCAGCGCGTGCTCATTGTGTGCCCCACCTCTCTCAAACACCAATGGCAGAGTGAGATTGAAAAATTTTCCAAACGTTCTGCCTTGGTCGTCAATGGTCTGTTAAAAAAACGACAGGAGACTTATGCCACTTCCAGCTTTTTCAAAATTATCAATTATGATGTGGTGTACAAAGATATTGCTCTGATCAACAGCTGGCAGCCCGACCTGGTGATTTTGGACGAGGCCCAGCGTATCAAAAACTGGAAAACGCGAGCCGCAAAAAGTGTAAAACTTTTGCAATCGCGTTTTGCGATTGTGCTCACGGGAACTCCCCTGGAAAATCGTTTGGAAGAGTTGCACTCCATCGTAAGTTTTATCGACAGGCAGCGGCTGGGGCCCCTGTTTCGTTTTTTACATAACCATCAGGTGAACAACGAGTTTGGCAAAGTGACTGGCTATCACAATCTGGATCAAATTGGCGAAAGCCTGAAACCCATTTTGCTTCGTCGCCATAAAAGTGAGGTGCTGCAACAATTACCCGAGCGCACAGATAAGACTTTTTTCATCCCCATGACCGAAGAACAATGGCTGCACCATGATGAAAATTATGAGGGAGTTTGCAAAATTGTGAACAAGTGGAGAAAGATGGGTTTTCTTTCGGATCAAGATCAAAAAAGACTGATGATGTTTTTGCAGAATATGCGTATGTCTTGCAACAGCACTTATCTTCTGGATTCCAAAACCGATCATGGACGCAAGATTCCGGAGATCATCACACTGCTCAAGGAAATTTTGGAAGAGCCCAATATCAAGGTGGTTATTTTCAGCCAATGGTTGCGCAGTCACGAACTGATCCTGAAACACCTGGAAAAAAGCAAAATGGGTTACGTCTTCTTCCACGGAGGTGTGGAGAGTAGCAAACGCCGAGACCTGATCCATAAATTCAAGCAGGACGAAAACTGCCGTCTCTTTCTTTCCACCGATGCCGGTGGAGTCGGGCTCAATCTGCAAAACGCCTCAGTTGTGATCAATGTGGATCAACCCTGGAATCCCGCTGTGCTGGAACAACGCATCGGTCGTGTGCATCGTATGGGGCAAAAAGAAAAAGTGCGAGTGTACAATTTTGTCGCAGAGAAAACCATAGAAGAAAGCATGCTGGGTGTCCTCAAATTCAAGAAGGGCCTGTTCTCGGGGGTGCTGGATGGGGGAGAAAGAGAAATTCATTTTGAAGGTTCACGCCTGAAAAAGTTTATGGAGACGATTGAAGCGATCACTCAAGAGCAGGAACAGATTCAGCATTCAGAAAACAGTTCCCAAGCAGAAAATACTGAAACCCTTTCTTCGCAAGTAATTCCTCTTCCTCAAAGTTTTTCTGAAACCCAAAATGCTTCTGTCCCTATTGCACCCACACTTGCCCAACCTATTAATTGGGAAGACCTCATCTCCAGTGGAATGGATCTGGTCCAAAAATTTATGACGCAGGTTGCACAACCTAAAACACAAAACCCAGAAAGCATGACGCAGGCAAACTCCCCGCGAGAATGGCTGAAGATGGATACGGAAAGTGGTCAGATTAAATTGAATATCCCCTTGCCAAAGCCTGAGACCCTGAACAAATTGGGGCAGGTGTTTGCTTTGGTGAAGGAATTGATGGGTTGA
- a CDS encoding MaoC family dehydratase, whose product MPQKIPYPKFAEKAPSLEANLNQIKKLEYGRVLEDLDEGEVFCHPRGVTITKAFAIDFATTFMEANPLYLNEVYAKAHGFKDLVVSPLMVMNVALSLGVQNDSEKAIANLGYYNVCFVKSVYPGDSLRAMTKVLKREVKEGGKPGIATIRTIALNQNEELVLQYDRKIMVAPAGKKTDASTIAAQPFPEAKELSIEIPEFPKVFPKNLTGVRTYFEDFKVGDIFVHANGRTITDEHFAWTYKVMNTHPLHYDRLYSTGRSGAMSGEPIVYGGLVFAWLAGLASRDTTENSLIDFGYTEGYHTQPAVSGDTVYALSRVLAKEEGPAGTPSGLLTLQLIGVKNIRAAQALEKFGADLFIKENDKKKLGKEKIPEKIFEIERRVLIKKRSC is encoded by the coding sequence ATGCCCCAAAAAATTCCCTATCCCAAATTTGCAGAAAAAGCCCCCAGTCTCGAAGCCAATCTTAACCAAATCAAAAAACTCGAATATGGCCGTGTCCTTGAAGACCTGGACGAAGGAGAAGTATTTTGTCATCCTCGCGGGGTTACGATTACTAAGGCCTTTGCCATCGATTTTGCAACGACCTTCATGGAAGCCAATCCCCTTTATCTCAACGAGGTGTACGCCAAGGCGCATGGATTTAAAGACCTTGTTGTTTCGCCCTTGATGGTGATGAATGTGGCCTTGTCTTTGGGGGTGCAAAATGATTCCGAAAAAGCGATTGCGAATTTGGGTTATTACAATGTGTGTTTTGTGAAATCGGTGTATCCGGGAGACAGCTTGCGGGCGATGACCAAGGTTTTGAAGCGCGAGGTGAAAGAGGGTGGTAAACCGGGGATTGCCACCATTCGCACCATTGCCCTCAATCAAAATGAAGAACTGGTGTTGCAGTACGACCGTAAAATTATGGTGGCGCCTGCGGGCAAAAAGACCGATGCCTCCACGATTGCCGCGCAACCCTTCCCGGAAGCCAAAGAACTCAGCATTGAAATTCCGGAATTTCCAAAAGTGTTCCCCAAAAATTTGACCGGTGTGCGTACCTATTTTGAAGATTTTAAAGTAGGCGATATCTTTGTGCATGCCAACGGCCGAACTATCACGGATGAACATTTTGCCTGGACCTACAAAGTAATGAATACGCATCCTCTGCACTATGACCGTCTTTATTCTACAGGCCGCAGCGGGGCCATGAGCGGTGAGCCTATTGTGTATGGAGGACTAGTCTTTGCCTGGTTAGCGGGCTTGGCCAGCCGCGACACCACCGAAAATTCCCTCATTGATTTTGGATATACTGAAGGTTATCACACTCAACCCGCAGTCAGCGGAGATACGGTTTATGCGCTTTCGCGGGTTTTGGCCAAAGAAGAAGGTCCTGCAGGAACTCCGAGCGGGCTGCTTACTCTGCAACTCATCGGTGTCAAAAACATCCGCGCGGCGCAGGCCTTAGAGAAATTTGGAGCTGATCTTTTCATCAAGGAAAATGACAAAAAGAAACTCGGAAAAGAAAAAATTCCCGAGAAAATTTTTGAGATTGAGAGGCGTGTGTTGATCAAGAAAAGATCTTGCTAA
- a CDS encoding Uma2 family endonuclease: MAQAQKIKFSYEDYLLMPEDKRYELIDGDLLMTPSPSWKHQTAISRLFEKINKFVRSKKMGEVRFAPLDVFLSPEDVVQPDLLFLSKDRLKQVTERNIQGAPDLVVEVLSPGTEQRDRLVKRKLYSRFGVKEYWIVDPERKNIEVITWEGSDFKTFQVFPENALFKSPLMEGLSFHIKEIFE, translated from the coding sequence ATGGCACAGGCTCAAAAAATCAAATTTAGCTACGAAGATTATCTTTTGATGCCGGAAGATAAAAGATACGAGCTTATTGATGGAGATTTGCTTATGACCCCCTCGCCAAGTTGGAAGCATCAAACAGCTATTTCACGACTTTTCGAGAAGATTAATAAATTTGTAAGGTCTAAAAAAATGGGTGAGGTTCGTTTTGCGCCCCTGGATGTTTTTCTGTCTCCCGAAGATGTGGTTCAGCCTGATCTTTTATTTCTTTCCAAGGACCGTCTGAAACAAGTAACGGAAAGAAATATTCAGGGGGCCCCTGATTTGGTTGTTGAAGTTCTTTCGCCTGGCACAGAACAAAGAGATCGTTTGGTCAAAAGGAAATTGTATAGCCGCTTTGGAGTAAAGGAATATTGGATTGTAGATCCTGAAAGAAAAAATATTGAAGTGATTACTTGGGAAGGTTCCGATTTCAAAACTTTTCAAGTTTTTCCTGAAAACGCCCTTTTTAAGTCCCCCCTGATGGAGGGGCTTTCATTTCACATCAAAGAAATTTTTGAGTGA
- a CDS encoding crotonase/enoyl-CoA hydratase family protein has translation MPLLIEKKNRITTVLINRPEVKNAIDGPTAAALADAFRDFDQDPESDVAVLYGNGGTFCAGADLKAILNPQNENQAHRLDPSGDGPLGPTRLLLSKPVIAAISGYAVAGGLELALWCDLRVMEKSAVVGVYCRRWGVPLVDGGTIRLPRLIGLSRAMDLILTGRPVAAEEALSMGLANRIAEDGKSREMAEQLAADLIRFPQACLRHDRLSAYEQFDMPSPQALLNEFNHGMQAIQSGEIVSGVENFTKGKGRGGSFKDL, from the coding sequence ATGCCCCTCCTCATCGAAAAGAAAAACCGCATCACGACAGTTCTTATCAATCGCCCGGAAGTAAAAAATGCCATTGATGGGCCGACGGCAGCGGCTTTGGCGGATGCCTTTAGAGACTTTGATCAGGATCCGGAATCGGATGTGGCGGTGCTTTATGGAAATGGTGGAACTTTTTGTGCGGGAGCCGATCTCAAGGCCATTCTCAATCCTCAGAATGAAAATCAGGCTCATCGTTTGGACCCCAGCGGCGACGGGCCTTTGGGGCCTACGCGTCTGCTTTTGAGTAAACCTGTTATTGCGGCCATCTCAGGTTATGCGGTAGCCGGCGGTTTGGAGTTGGCGCTTTGGTGTGACTTGAGGGTGATGGAAAAAAGCGCCGTCGTAGGGGTTTACTGCCGCCGCTGGGGTGTGCCCTTGGTGGATGGAGGCACGATAAGATTGCCGCGCCTCATTGGTTTAAGCCGAGCGATGGATCTGATCCTCACGGGAAGGCCAGTTGCAGCGGAGGAAGCCTTGAGTATGGGTCTCGCCAATCGAATTGCCGAAGATGGCAAATCCCGTGAGATGGCCGAACAGCTGGCGGCCGACTTGATTCGCTTTCCTCAAGCCTGCCTGCGCCACGATCGCCTGAGCGCCTACGAACAGTTTGACATGCCATCCCCTCAAGCGCTCCTCAACGAATTCAATCATGGGATGCAGGCGATTCAAAGTGGCGAAATTGTTTCTGGAGTAGAGAATTTCACGAAGGGAAAAGGCCGAGGGGGTTCTTTTAAGGATTTGTAA